From a region of the Azospirillum formosense genome:
- a CDS encoding IS630 family transposase: MPHLEAAGVGAQKKTLRASEQERADIAAERAAYRDDAVVHEPARLVFLDETGINTQMTPTQARAPRGQRALGSVPCGSWHRVTVLGALSAEGMLAAMSIEASTSSAVFLAFVEQVLLPVLRRDKPGAVVVMDNLSAHKRADILAAFETAGIRVRFLPRYSPDLSPIEPGWAKLKGILRAKEARTVEALNEELGPALNAITATDAKAWFKLCGYPNLN, encoded by the coding sequence GTGCCGCACCTTGAAGCGGCTGGGGTTGGCGCGCAAAAAAAGACGCTGAGGGCCAGCGAGCAAGAGCGCGCGGATATCGCCGCGGAACGCGCGGCCTACCGGGACGATGCGGTGGTCCATGAACCGGCGCGTTTGGTTTTCCTCGATGAAACCGGCATCAACACCCAGATGACGCCCACCCAGGCCCGGGCGCCGCGCGGCCAGCGGGCGCTCGGATCCGTGCCCTGTGGGTCGTGGCACCGCGTCACGGTGCTCGGGGCGTTGAGCGCCGAAGGCATGCTGGCCGCCATGAGCATCGAGGCGTCCACCTCCTCGGCCGTGTTTCTCGCCTTTGTCGAGCAGGTGCTCTTGCCCGTGCTTCGGCGCGACAAACCCGGCGCCGTGGTCGTGATGGACAACCTTTCCGCTCACAAGCGGGCCGATATCCTCGCCGCCTTTGAGACGGCGGGGATCCGTGTCCGCTTCCTCCCGCGCTACTCGCCCGACCTCTCGCCCATCGAGCCCGGCTGGGCCAAGCTCAAAGGAATCCTGCGCGCCAAGGAAGCCCGCACCGTCGAGGCCCTCAACGAGGAACTCGGCCCAGCCCTCAATGCGATCACCGCTACCGACGCCAAAGCGTGGTTTAAGCTATGCGGCTACCCGAATCTAAACTGA
- a CDS encoding TIM44-like domain-containing protein gives MTQNTRSPRTVSRTPARAFGAVALALAVALTAGTADARAGKSSSVGSRGSRTYEAPAQTNTAPRAAPMERSAAPAQTPGAQQPGMQQPGMASPAAAQRGGFFSRGGFMPALMGGLIGAGIAGMLFGGGFLDGLGSFAGILGFILQILLVVFLVRLAMRFFRNRSAGAARPAGMGAAYAGPNPAAMNREAMDARSNPLGGARGGAAAGPASSGRPGVRRDDVGIGPADYQAFEQTLVAVQTAYGNEDLTALRGAVTPEMASYFTEELAANHNRGVVNRLSDVRLLQGDLAEAWREGNAEYATVAMRFSLTDVTVDRASNRVVEGDPNRSVEATEIWTFTRPRGGRWVLSAIQQAG, from the coding sequence ATGACCCAGAACACGCGATCCCCCCGCACCGTTTCCCGCACTCCGGCCCGCGCCTTTGGCGCCGTCGCTCTGGCGCTGGCCGTGGCGCTGACCGCCGGCACCGCCGATGCCCGCGCGGGCAAGAGCAGCTCCGTGGGCAGCCGCGGCTCGCGCACCTACGAGGCGCCGGCCCAGACCAACACCGCGCCGCGCGCCGCGCCGATGGAGCGCTCGGCCGCCCCGGCGCAGACTCCGGGCGCGCAGCAGCCGGGCATGCAGCAGCCGGGCATGGCGTCGCCGGCGGCGGCGCAGCGCGGCGGCTTCTTCTCGCGCGGCGGCTTCATGCCGGCCCTGATGGGCGGCCTGATCGGCGCCGGCATCGCCGGCATGCTGTTCGGCGGCGGCTTCCTCGACGGGCTGGGCAGCTTCGCGGGCATCCTGGGCTTCATCCTCCAGATCCTGCTGGTCGTCTTCCTGGTCCGGCTGGCCATGCGCTTCTTCCGCAACCGTTCGGCGGGTGCTGCGCGGCCGGCGGGCATGGGCGCCGCCTACGCCGGCCCGAATCCGGCTGCCATGAACCGCGAGGCGATGGACGCGCGCTCGAACCCGCTGGGCGGCGCCCGCGGTGGTGCGGCGGCGGGTCCGGCCTCTTCCGGCCGTCCGGGCGTGCGCCGTGACGACGTGGGCATCGGCCCGGCCGACTATCAGGCGTTCGAGCAGACGCTGGTCGCGGTCCAGACCGCCTACGGCAACGAGGATCTGACGGCCCTGCGCGGCGCCGTGACGCCGGAGATGGCCTCCTACTTCACCGAGGAACTGGCGGCCAACCACAACCGCGGCGTGGTCAACCGCCTGTCCGACGTCCGCCTGCTCCAGGGCGACCTGGCCGAGGCGTGGCGCGAGGGCAACGCGGAATACGCCACCGTGGCGATGCGCTTCTCGCTGACCGACGTGACGGTGGACCGCGCGAGCAACCGCGTGGTCGAGGGCGACCCGAACCGTTCGGTCGAAGCCACGGAAATCTGGACCTTCACCCGTCCGCGCGGCGGGCGCTGGGTCCTGTCGGCGATCCAACAGGCCGGCTGA
- a CDS encoding DUF4112 domain-containing protein, with protein MSDIRTRPAPATTLSGVATAPPVISIDLDRLERLRRLTRLMDTRWRIPGTRIPFGLDGIAALVPVAGSAATSVVAAYIIMEAARFDLPKGLIARMVANMAVDWAGGSVPVVGALFDIGFKANRRNLNLLLEHLENRLATPH; from the coding sequence ATGAGCGACATCCGCACGCGTCCCGCCCCCGCCACCACCCTCTCGGGCGTCGCCACGGCGCCGCCGGTCATTTCCATCGACCTGGATCGGCTGGAACGGCTGCGCCGGCTGACCCGGCTGATGGACACGCGCTGGCGCATTCCCGGCACGCGCATCCCCTTCGGGCTGGACGGCATCGCCGCTTTGGTTCCGGTCGCCGGCAGCGCGGCGACCAGCGTGGTGGCCGCCTACATCATCATGGAGGCCGCCCGCTTCGACCTTCCGAAAGGCCTGATCGCGCGGATGGTCGCCAACATGGCCGTGGATTGGGCCGGCGGCTCGGTCCCGGTGGTCGGCGCCCTCTTCGACATCGGCTTCAAGGCCAACCGCCGCAACCTGAACCTGCTGCTGGAGCATCTGGAGAACCGTCTGGCCACCCCCCACTGA